A section of the Lepus europaeus isolate LE1 chromosome 10, mLepTim1.pri, whole genome shotgun sequence genome encodes:
- the UBE2C gene encoding ubiquitin-conjugating enzyme E2 C, with product MASQNRDPAAASVAAARKGAEPSGGAARGPVGKRLQQELMTLMMSGDKGISAFPESDNLFKWIGTIHGAAGTVYEDLRYKLSLEFPSGYPYNAPTVKFLTPCYHPNVDTQGNICLDILKDKWSALYDVRTILLSIQSLLGEPNIDSPLNTHAAELWKNPTAFKKYLQETYSKQVSSQDP from the exons ATGGCCTCTCAAAATCGCGATCCAGCCGCCGCCAGCGTTGCCGCCGCCCGTAAAGGCGCCGAGCCGAGCGGGGGCGCCGCGCGGGGCCCCGTGGGCAAGAG gctacagcaggagCTAATGACGCTCATG ATGTCTGGTGACAAAGGAATCTCTGCCTTCCCGGAGTCAGACAACCTGTTCAAGTGGATAGGGACCATCCACGGGGCAGCCGGCACC GTATATGAAGACCTGAGGTACAAGCTCTCCCTGGAGTTCCCCAGTGGCTACCCTTACAACGCGCCCACGGTGAAGTTCCTCACGCCCTGCTACCACCCCAACGTGGACACGCAGGGGAACATCTGCCTGGACATCCTCAAGGACAAGTGGTCCGCCCTGTATGATGTCAGGACCATCCTGCTGTCCATCCAGAGCCTGCTGGGAG AGCCCAACATCGATAGCCCTTTGAACACACATGCCGCCGAGCTCTGGAAAAACCCCACAG CTTTTAAGAAGTACCTGCAAGAAACCTACTCAAAGCAGGTCTCCAGCCAAGACCCCTGA
- the TNNC2 gene encoding LOW QUALITY PROTEIN: troponin C, skeletal muscle (The sequence of the model RefSeq protein was modified relative to this genomic sequence to represent the inferred CDS: substituted 1 base at 1 genomic stop codon), with the protein MAREAFHIQSYYRAAFXTQEKTEVRKSEFKAAFDMFDADGGGDISVKELGTVMRMLGQTPTKEELDAIIEEVDEDGSGTIDFEEFLVMMVRQMKEDAKGKSEEELAECFRIFDRNADGYIDAEELAEIFRASGEHVTDEEIESLMKDGDKNNDGRIDFDEFLKMMEGVQ; encoded by the exons ATGGCAAGGGAGGCTTTCCACATACAGTCCTACTACCGAGCTGCCTTTTAAACTCAAGAAAAAACCGAGGTAAGGAAAAGTG AGTTCAAGGCCGCCTTTGACATGTTTGATGCTGATGGCGGTGGGGACATCAGCGTCAAGGAGTTGGGCACAGTCATGAGGATGCTGGGCCAGACACCCACCAAAGAGGAGCTGGACGCCATCATCGAGGAGGTGGACGAGGATG GCAGCGGCACCATCGACTTCGAGGAGTTCTTGGTCATGATGGTGCGCCAGATGAAAGAGGACGCCAAGGGCAAGAGCGAGGAGGAGCTGGCCGAGTGCTTCCGCATCTTCGACAG GAACGCAGACGGCTACATCGACGCCGAGGAGCTGGCTGAGATTTTCCGGGCCTCTGGGGAGCACGTGACGGACGAGGAGATCGAATCCTTGATGAAGGACGGGGACAAGAACAACGACGGCCGCATCGACTTCGACG AGTTCCTGAAGATGATGGAGGGCGTGCAGTAA
- the SNX21 gene encoding sorting nexin-21 has protein sequence MASRLLHRLRHVLAGDGPGEAAAGAEPEQFPESSELEDDDAEGLSSRLSGTLSFTSAEEDDDDDEDDEEAGPDPLAPGGEASGEDADQSPPPDGQRSGQLLAKQLQDFWKKSRNTLVPQRLLFEVTSANVVKDPPSKYVLYTLAVTGPGLPAHQPAHISRRYSDFERLHRNLQRQFRGPMAAISFPRKRLRRNFTAETIARRSRAFEQFLGHLQAVPELRHAPDLQDFFVLPELRRAQSLTCTGLYREALALWANAWQLQAQLGNPSGPDRPLLTLAGLAVCHQELEDPGEARACCEKALQLLGDKSPHPFLAPFLEAHVRLSWRLGLDKRHSEARLQALQEAGLTPMPPPSLKELLIKEVLD, from the exons ATGGCCTCGCGGCTTCTGCACCGGCTACGGCACGTCCTGGCCGGCGATGGCCCCGGGGAGGCAGCGGCCGGCGCCGAGCCCGAGCAGTTCCCGGAGAGCTCGGAGCTGGAGGACGACGACGCCGAGGGCCTGTCCTCCCGCCTCAGCGGCACCCTTAGCTTCACCAGCGCCGAGGaggacgacgacgacgacgaggACGACGAGGAGGCCGGGCCCGACCCGCTGGCCCCCGGGGGCGAGGCCTCGGGCGAAGACGCAG ATCAGAGCCCCCCACCTGACGGGCAGCGGAGCGGTCAGCTCCTGGCCAAGCAGCTGCAGGATTTCTGGAAGAAGTCTCGGAACACCCTGGTTCCCCAGCGGCTGCTCTTCGAGGTGACCAGCGCCAACGTTGTCAAGGACCCGCCCTCCAAGTACGTG CTCTACACCCTCGCCGTGACGGGCCCAGGGCTGCCAGCCCATCAGCCAGCCCACATCTCTCGTCGCTACTCGGACTTTGAGCGACTCCACCGAAACCTGCAGCGTCAGTTCCGGGGCCCCATGGCTGCCATCTCCTTCCCCCGTAAGCGCCTGCGCCGGAATTTTACTGCAGAGACCATCGCCCGCCGCAGCCGGGCCTTTGAGCAGTTTTTGGGCCATCTGCAGGCAGTGCCTGAGCTGCGCCACGCCCCAGACCTACAGGACTTCTTCGTGCTGCCGGAGCTGCGTCGGGCGCAGAGCCTCACCTGCACTGGCCTCTACCGGGAGGCTCTGGCACTCTGGGCCAATGCCTGGCAGCTGCAGGCCCAGCTAGGCAACCCCTCTGGCCCAGACCGCCCCCTGCTGACCCTGGCTGGACTGGCTGTGTGCCACCAGGAGCTGGAGGACCCTGGCGAGGCCCGCGCCTGTTGTGAGAaggccctgcagctgctgggggaCAAGAGCCCCCACCCTTTCCTGGCACCCTTTCTGGAGGCCCATGTTCGGCTCTCCTGGCGCCTGGGCCTGGACAAACGTCACTCAGAGGCCCGACTCCAggccctgcaggaggcaggcCTTACGCCCATGCCACCCCCCAGTCTCAAAGAACTGCTCATCAAGGAGGTGCTGGACTAA
- the ACOT8 gene encoding acyl-coenzyme A thioesterase 8 isoform X2: MSSPQTREDAQGGDGRDDPPRDLRSVLVTSVLNLEPLDEDLFRGRHYWVPTTQRLFGGQIVGQALVAAAKSVSEDVHVHSLHCYFVRAGDPKVPVLYQVERTRTGASFSVRSVKAVQHGKPIFTCQASFQQNQPSPVQHQFSMPSVPPPEELLDHDALIDQYLRDPNLQKKFRVGLNRIAAKEVPIEIKLVNPPSSLSQLQRTEPKQMFWVRARGYIGEGDMKMHCCVAAYISDYAFLGTALLPHHRQYKVHFMVSLDHSMWFHAPFRSDQWMLYECESPWAGGSRGLVHGRLWRRDGVLAVTCAQEGVIRVKPRVSESKL, translated from the exons ATGTCGTCTCCTCAGACCCGGGAGGACGCACAGGGCGGCGACGGCCGCGACGATCCCCCCCGGGACCTTCGTAGCGTCCTGGTCACCAGCGTGCTCAACCTCGAGCCGCTGGACGAGGATCTCTTCAG aGGAAGGCATTACTGGGTACCCACCACCCAGCGGCTGTTTGGAGGTCAGATCGTGGGCCAGGCCCTGGTGGCCGCAGCCAAGTCTGTGAGTGAAGACGTCCATGTGCACTCTTTGCACTGCTACTTTGTTCGGGCAG GGGACCCAAAGGTGCCAGTGCTGTACCAGGTGGAGCGGACGCGGACAGGTGCGAGCTTCTCGGTGCGCTCCGTGAAGGCGGTGCAGCATGGGAAGCCCATCTTCACCTGCCAGGCCTCCTTCCAGCAgaaccagcccagccctgtgcagCACCAGTTCTCCATGCCCTCTGTGCCCCCACCGGAAGAGCTGCTGGACCACGACGCCCTCATTGACCAGTATTTGAG GGACCCTAACCTCCAGAAGAAGTTCCGAGTGGGGCTGAACCGAATTGCTGCCAAGGAGGTGCCCATTGAGATCAAGCTGGTCAACCCACCCTCCTCCCTGAGCCAACTACAAAGAACGGAGCCCAAACAGATGTTCTGGGTGCGAGCCCGGGGCTATATTG GGGAGGGCGACATGAAGATGCACTGCTGCGTGGCCGCCTACATCTCGGACTATGCCTTCCTGGGCACGGCACTGCTGCCCCACCACCGGCAGTATAAGGTGCACTTCATGGTCTCCCTAGACCACTCTATGTGGTTCCATGCTCCGTTCCGCTCCGACCAGTGGATGCTCTATGAGTGCGAGAGCCCTTGGGCTG GTGGTTCTCGGGGGCTGGTCCATGGGCGGCTGTGGCGTCGGGACGGGGTCCTAGCCGTGACCTGTGCCCAGGAGGGCGTGATCCGAGTGAAGCCCCGGGTCTCAGAAAGCAAGCTGTAG
- the ACOT8 gene encoding acyl-coenzyme A thioesterase 8 isoform X3, which produces MSSPQTREDAQGGDGRDDPPRDLRSVLVTSVLNLEPLDEDLFRGRHYWVPTTQRLFGGQIVGQALVAAAKSVSEDVHVHSLHCYFVRAGDPKVPVLYQVERTRTGASFSVRSVKAVQHGKPIFTCQASFQQNQPSPVQHQFSMPSVPPPEELLDHDALIDQYLRDPNLQKKFRVGLNRIAAKEVPIEIKLVNPPSSLSQLQRTEPKQMFWVRARGYIGEGDMKMHCCVAAYISDYAFLGTALLPHHRQYKVHFMVSLDHSMWFHAPFRSDQWMLYECESPWAGLSHPSPPQVVLGGWSMGGCGVGTGS; this is translated from the exons ATGTCGTCTCCTCAGACCCGGGAGGACGCACAGGGCGGCGACGGCCGCGACGATCCCCCCCGGGACCTTCGTAGCGTCCTGGTCACCAGCGTGCTCAACCTCGAGCCGCTGGACGAGGATCTCTTCAG aGGAAGGCATTACTGGGTACCCACCACCCAGCGGCTGTTTGGAGGTCAGATCGTGGGCCAGGCCCTGGTGGCCGCAGCCAAGTCTGTGAGTGAAGACGTCCATGTGCACTCTTTGCACTGCTACTTTGTTCGGGCAG GGGACCCAAAGGTGCCAGTGCTGTACCAGGTGGAGCGGACGCGGACAGGTGCGAGCTTCTCGGTGCGCTCCGTGAAGGCGGTGCAGCATGGGAAGCCCATCTTCACCTGCCAGGCCTCCTTCCAGCAgaaccagcccagccctgtgcagCACCAGTTCTCCATGCCCTCTGTGCCCCCACCGGAAGAGCTGCTGGACCACGACGCCCTCATTGACCAGTATTTGAG GGACCCTAACCTCCAGAAGAAGTTCCGAGTGGGGCTGAACCGAATTGCTGCCAAGGAGGTGCCCATTGAGATCAAGCTGGTCAACCCACCCTCCTCCCTGAGCCAACTACAAAGAACGGAGCCCAAACAGATGTTCTGGGTGCGAGCCCGGGGCTATATTG GGGAGGGCGACATGAAGATGCACTGCTGCGTGGCCGCCTACATCTCGGACTATGCCTTCCTGGGCACGGCACTGCTGCCCCACCACCGGCAGTATAAGGTGCACTTCATGGTCTCCCTAGACCACTCTATGTGGTTCCATGCTCCGTTCCGCTCCGACCAGTGGATGCTCTATGAGTGCGAGAGCCCTTGGGCTG GCCTGTCTCACCCTTCTCCCCCGCAGGTGGTTCTCGGGGGCTGGTCCATGGGCGGCTGTGGCGTCGGGACGGGGTCCTAG
- the ACOT8 gene encoding acyl-coenzyme A thioesterase 8 isoform X1 has product MSSPQTREDAQGGDGRDDPPRDLRSVLVTSVLNLEPLDEDLFRGRHYWVPTTQRLFGGQIVGQALVAAAKSVSEDVHVHSLHCYFVRAGDPKVPVLYQVERTRTGASFSVRSVKAVQHGKPIFTCQASFQQNQPSPVQHQFSMPSVPPPEELLDHDALIDQYLRDPNLQKKFRVGLNRIAAKEVPIEIKLVNPPSSLSQLQRTEPKQMFWVRARGYIGEGDMKMHCCVAAYISDYAFLGTALLPHHRQYKVHFMVSLDHSMWFHAPFRSDQWMLYECESPWAGEYGATGDKGTDPGWREPAFLGDAVSPHFLWGTARFASSPAWLWCSHL; this is encoded by the exons ATGTCGTCTCCTCAGACCCGGGAGGACGCACAGGGCGGCGACGGCCGCGACGATCCCCCCCGGGACCTTCGTAGCGTCCTGGTCACCAGCGTGCTCAACCTCGAGCCGCTGGACGAGGATCTCTTCAG aGGAAGGCATTACTGGGTACCCACCACCCAGCGGCTGTTTGGAGGTCAGATCGTGGGCCAGGCCCTGGTGGCCGCAGCCAAGTCTGTGAGTGAAGACGTCCATGTGCACTCTTTGCACTGCTACTTTGTTCGGGCAG GGGACCCAAAGGTGCCAGTGCTGTACCAGGTGGAGCGGACGCGGACAGGTGCGAGCTTCTCGGTGCGCTCCGTGAAGGCGGTGCAGCATGGGAAGCCCATCTTCACCTGCCAGGCCTCCTTCCAGCAgaaccagcccagccctgtgcagCACCAGTTCTCCATGCCCTCTGTGCCCCCACCGGAAGAGCTGCTGGACCACGACGCCCTCATTGACCAGTATTTGAG GGACCCTAACCTCCAGAAGAAGTTCCGAGTGGGGCTGAACCGAATTGCTGCCAAGGAGGTGCCCATTGAGATCAAGCTGGTCAACCCACCCTCCTCCCTGAGCCAACTACAAAGAACGGAGCCCAAACAGATGTTCTGGGTGCGAGCCCGGGGCTATATTG GGGAGGGCGACATGAAGATGCACTGCTGCGTGGCCGCCTACATCTCGGACTATGCCTTCCTGGGCACGGCACTGCTGCCCCACCACCGGCAGTATAAGGTGCACTTCATGGTCTCCCTAGACCACTCTATGTGGTTCCATGCTCCGTTCCGCTCCGACCAGTGGATGCTCTATGAGTGCGAGAGCCCTTGGGCTGGTGAGTATGGGGCCACAGGGGACAAGGGCACTGACCCAGGGTGGAGGGAGCCTGCTTTCTTGGGTGATGCTGTGTCCCCCCACTTCCTCTGGGGCACTGCACGGTTCGCGTCCTCCCCTGCCTGGCTTTGGTGTTCTCATCTTTAG